A genomic window from Algoriphagus sp. Y33 includes:
- a CDS encoding rod shape-determining protein, whose amino-acid sequence MGLFDFFSSDIAIDLGTANTLIIHKDKIVVDEPSIIAIDKTTNRVLAVGREAMNMHEKTHENIKTIRPLKDGVIADFYAAEQMIRGLIKMIPGQKKGLFPQSHRMVICIPSGITEVEKRAVRDSAEHAGAKEVYMIFEPIAAAIGIGIDIEKPMGSMIVDIGGGTTEIALIALSGIVADQSIRVAGDTFTKDILDYMRRQHNLLIGERSAEKVKIAIGSALTELDEPPEDYEIRGRDLMTGIPKVIKVSYSEIAFSLDKSVSKIEEAVLKALEISPPELSADIYDNGIHLTGGGALLKGLDKRLHQKTKLPIHIAEDPLRAVVRGTGTALKNIQNFRTVLMT is encoded by the coding sequence ATGGGATTATTTGACTTTTTCTCTAGTGATATTGCAATTGACCTCGGTACCGCAAATACTCTGATCATTCATAAAGATAAAATCGTAGTTGACGAGCCTTCTATCATCGCAATAGACAAAACCACCAACCGCGTATTGGCAGTGGGTCGTGAAGCGATGAACATGCATGAGAAAACACACGAAAACATAAAGACTATACGTCCACTGAAAGATGGTGTGATTGCCGATTTCTACGCCGCAGAGCAAATGATCAGGGGGTTAATCAAAATGATCCCCGGCCAGAAAAAAGGACTATTCCCCCAATCACATCGCATGGTGATATGTATTCCTTCGGGAATTACTGAAGTGGAAAAAAGAGCAGTACGTGATTCGGCTGAACACGCCGGAGCAAAAGAAGTGTATATGATTTTCGAACCAATCGCCGCGGCAATCGGAATCGGTATCGATATAGAAAAACCTATGGGATCCATGATTGTGGATATCGGAGGAGGTACTACAGAGATTGCTCTGATCGCATTATCGGGTATAGTAGCGGATCAGTCTATCAGGGTGGCGGGAGACACATTCACCAAAGACATCTTGGACTACATGCGCCGTCAGCACAACTTGCTGATCGGTGAGCGTTCTGCCGAAAAGGTGAAAATCGCAATCGGATCGGCGCTGACTGAACTGGACGAGCCTCCGGAAGATTACGAGATCAGAGGCCGTGACTTGATGACTGGGATTCCTAAGGTGATCAAAGTCTCTTATTCTGAAATTGCCTTCTCTCTTGACAAATCGGTTTCGAAAATTGAGGAAGCCGTACTGAAAGCATTGGAGATTTCACCTCCGGAACTCTCTGCGGACATCTATGACAACGGCATTCACCTGACTGGCGGTGGAGCATTGCTGAAAGGTCTGGACAAAAGACTGCATCAAAAGACTAAACTCCCAATCC